Proteins from a genomic interval of Pseudomonas silesiensis:
- a CDS encoding OsmC family protein, whose product MSEHSYQVEIRWTGNRGEGTSAYGAYDRDYTVTSKGKPVLQGSSDPAFLGNPAKWNPEDMLVASISACHKLWYLHLCAINKIVVTGYVDNAVGFMVDEHPTRKGHFTKVILHPEVEITLNSDRMLASKLHEQAHRECFLANSVNFEIQCEPLIRSL is encoded by the coding sequence ATGAGTGAACACAGCTACCAAGTCGAAATCCGCTGGACCGGCAATCGCGGCGAGGGCACGTCTGCTTATGGCGCTTACGATAGAGATTATACCGTCACATCCAAAGGCAAACCTGTCCTGCAAGGATCGTCAGACCCAGCATTTTTGGGCAATCCCGCCAAATGGAATCCAGAAGATATGCTGGTAGCGTCGATTTCTGCTTGCCACAAGTTATGGTATTTGCATTTATGTGCCATCAATAAGATTGTAGTCACTGGTTACGTTGATAACGCGGTGGGCTTCATGGTGGATGAACACCCTACTCGTAAAGGGCATTTCACCAAGGTGATATTGCATCCGGAAGTTGAGATTACTTTGAATTCAGACAGAATGCTCGCCAGTAAACTACATGAACAGGCTCACCGTGAGTGCTTTTTGGCCAATTCCGTCAATTTTGAGATTCAGTGCGAACCCTTAATTAGATCATTGTGA
- a CDS encoding DUF6124 family protein, producing the protein MNKLIPDPPCNTTKPYSPNTLFMIVPDTDTESLLAHACESLASANVIASDFATYLSGPQRNTALAIAQIIMLAELAVNRALDNIDPQG; encoded by the coding sequence GTGAATAAGTTAATCCCCGATCCCCCCTGCAACACCACCAAACCCTACAGCCCCAACACCCTGTTCATGATCGTCCCCGACACGGACACCGAATCCCTCCTCGCCCATGCCTGCGAGTCATTAGCTTCAGCCAACGTCATCGCCAGTGATTTCGCCACCTACTTGAGCGGCCCCCAACGCAATACTGCGCTAGCCATCGCGCAGATCATCATGTTGGCGGAGCTGGCGGTGAATCGGGCGCTGGATAACATCGATCCGCAGGGGTAA
- a CDS encoding putative bifunctional diguanylate cyclase/phosphodiesterase, whose protein sequence is MKLELKNSLSVKLLRVVLLSALIVGVVLSCAQIVFDAYKTHQAVASDAQRILDMFRDPSTQAVYSLDREMGMQVIEGLFQDAAVRQASIGHPNEAMLAQKSRELQQSNSRWLTDLILGKERTFTTQLVGRGPYSEYYGDLSITLDTATYGQGFIVSSVIIFISGVLRALAMALVLYLVYHWLLTKPLSRIIEHLTEINPDRPSAHKIPQLKGHEKNELGLWINTANQLLESIERNTHLRHEAENSLLRMAQYDFLTGLPNRQQLQQQLDKILVDAGKLQRRVAVLCVGLDDFKGINEQFSYQTGDQLLLALADRLRAHSGRLGALARLGGDQFALVQADIEQPYEAAELAQSILDDLEAAFALDHQEIRLRATIGITLFPEDGNSTEKLLQKAEQTMTLAKTRSRNRYQFYIASVDTEMRRRRELEKDLRDALARNQFFLVYQPQISYRDHRVVGVEALIRWQHPEHGLVPPDLFIPLAEQNGTIIAIGEWVLDQSCKQLRDWHDQGFADLRMAVNLSTVQLHHAELPRVVNNLLQMYRLPPRSLELEVTETGLMEDISTAAQHLLSLRRSGALIAIDDFGTGYSSLSYLKSLPLDKIKIDKSFVQDLLDDDDDATIVRAIIQLGKSLGMQVIAEGVETAEQEAYIISEGCHEGQGYLYSKPLPARELSAYLKQAQRSNAAIL, encoded by the coding sequence TTGAAGCTGGAACTCAAGAACAGCTTGTCGGTGAAGTTGCTCCGGGTCGTGCTCCTGTCGGCATTGATCGTCGGCGTGGTCTTGAGCTGCGCGCAGATCGTTTTCGATGCTTATAAAACCCATCAGGCCGTGGCCAGCGATGCCCAGCGCATCCTCGACATGTTCCGCGACCCCTCGACCCAGGCCGTCTACAGCCTGGACCGGGAAATGGGCATGCAGGTCATCGAAGGCCTGTTCCAGGACGCCGCCGTGCGCCAAGCCTCCATCGGCCATCCCAACGAGGCCATGCTCGCGCAAAAGTCCCGCGAGTTGCAGCAATCCAACAGTCGCTGGCTGACCGACCTGATCCTTGGCAAGGAACGCACCTTCACCACCCAACTGGTGGGTCGCGGCCCCTACAGCGAATATTACGGCGACCTGAGCATCACCCTCGACACCGCGACTTACGGCCAGGGGTTTATCGTCAGTTCGGTGATCATCTTCATCTCAGGCGTATTGCGCGCCTTGGCCATGGCGCTGGTGCTGTACCTGGTCTATCACTGGCTGCTGACCAAACCGCTGTCGCGAATCATCGAGCACCTGACCGAAATCAATCCGGATCGTCCCAGCGCCCACAAGATCCCACAGCTCAAGGGCCACGAGAAAAACGAACTGGGGCTCTGGATCAACACCGCCAATCAGTTGCTCGAGTCCATCGAACGCAACACCCATCTGCGTCACGAAGCGGAAAACAGCCTGCTGCGCATGGCCCAGTACGACTTCCTCACCGGTCTGCCCAACCGTCAGCAATTGCAGCAACAACTGGACAAAATCCTGGTCGACGCCGGCAAATTGCAGCGCCGGGTCGCGGTGCTCTGTGTCGGCCTCGATGATTTCAAGGGCATCAACGAACAGTTCAGCTACCAGACCGGCGACCAACTGCTGCTGGCCCTGGCCGATCGCCTGCGGGCCCACAGCGGTCGTCTCGGCGCCCTCGCCCGCCTGGGTGGCGACCAGTTCGCCCTGGTTCAGGCCGATATCGAACAACCCTACGAAGCGGCCGAGCTGGCCCAAAGCATTCTCGATGACCTGGAAGCGGCGTTCGCCCTCGATCATCAGGAGATCCGCCTGCGCGCGACCATCGGCATCACCCTGTTCCCCGAGGACGGCAACAGCACCGAGAAGCTGCTGCAAAAGGCCGAGCAGACCATGACCCTGGCCAAGACCCGCTCGCGCAACCGGTATCAGTTCTATATCGCCAGCGTCGACACCGAGATGCGCCGCCGTCGCGAACTGGAAAAAGACCTGCGCGACGCCCTGGCCCGTAACCAGTTCTTCCTCGTCTACCAACCCCAGATCAGCTACCGCGATCACCGGGTGGTGGGCGTCGAGGCGTTGATTCGCTGGCAGCATCCCGAGCACGGGTTGGTGCCACCGGACCTGTTCATCCCACTGGCCGAGCAGAACGGCACCATCATCGCCATCGGTGAATGGGTCCTGGATCAATCCTGCAAGCAGTTGCGCGACTGGCATGACCAGGGTTTCGCCGACCTGCGCATGGCGGTCAACCTGTCCACCGTGCAGTTGCACCATGCCGAGCTGCCGCGGGTGGTCAACAACCTGCTGCAGATGTATCGCCTGCCGCCTCGCAGCCTGGAGCTGGAGGTCACCGAAACCGGCCTGATGGAAGACATCAGCACGGCCGCCCAGCACTTGCTGAGCCTGCGTCGCTCCGGCGCACTGATCGCGATCGACGACTTCGGCACCGGTTATTCGTCACTGAGTTATCTGAAAAGCCTGCCGCTGGACAAGATCAAGATCGACAAGAGCTTCGTGCAGGACCTGCTCGACGATGACGACGATGCGACCATCGTTCGGGCCATCATCCAGTTGGGCAAGAGCCTGGGCATGCAGGTGATTGCCGAAGGCGTGGAAACCGCCGAGCAAGAGGCCTACATCATTTCCGAAGGCTGCCATGAAGGGCAGGGTTATCTTTACAGCAAACCCTTGCCGGCGCGGGAGTTGAGCGCTTATCTCAAGCAGGCTCAGCGCAGTAACGCGGCTATCTTGTAG